One window of the Saccopteryx bilineata isolate mSacBil1 chromosome 2, mSacBil1_pri_phased_curated, whole genome shotgun sequence genome contains the following:
- the RD3 gene encoding protein RD3: protein MSLISWFRWNEALPRLSSRSPAEMVLETLMMELSGQMREAERQQWERSHEVRKICTGVDYSWLASTPRATYDLSPSERLQLEDVCTKIHPSYCGPAILRFRQLMAEQEPEVQDVSRLFRSVLQEVLERMKQEEAAHKLTRQWNLRPRGGLALATFKTRARISPFASDIRTVSEDVERDMRPPPRTWSMPEFRASKQD from the exons ATGTCCCTCATCTCGTGGTTCCGGTGGAACGAGGCCCTGCCCCGGCTGTCGTCCCGGAGCCCAGCGGAGATGGTGCTGGAGACACTCATGATGGAGCTGTCAGGGCAGATGCGCGAGGCCGAGAGGCAACAGTGGGAGCGCAGCCACGAGGTCAGGAAGATCTGCACTGGAGTGGACTACAGCTGGCTGGCCAGCACGCCCCGGGCCACCTATGACCTCAGCCCCAGTGAGCGGCTGCAGCTAGAGGATGTCTGCACCAAGATCCACCCGTCCTACTGTGGCCCCGCTATCCTCAG GTTCCGGCAGCTGATGGCGGAGCAGGAGCCCGAGGTGCAGGACGTGTCCCGGCTCTTCCGCTCGGTGCTGCAGGAAGTCCTGGAGAGGATGAAGCAGGAGGAGGCGGCCCACAAGCTGACTCGGCAGTGGAACCTGCGGCCCCGCGGCGGCCTGGCGCTGGCCACCTTCAAGACCCGCGCGCGCATCTCGCCCTTCGCCAGCGACATCCGAACTGTCTCGGAGGACGTGGAGCGGGACATGCGGCCGCCGCCCCGGACCTGGAGCATGCCCGAGTTCCGGGCATCCAAACAGGACTGA